CGCGCCACCGGTCCACCGGGTCGTTCCTCGACGGCGGCCGTCACCCCACAACGGCGGCGGTCGTCACGCCACGACGGCGGTCGTCACGCCACCCCGGGAACCAGCGGGAGCCCGTGGTCGGCCGTACGGCGCGCGATCTCGAACCCGGCGCGGGTGTAGATGCCGAGGGCTCCGGTCGGATTGTCCGCGTCCACCCCCAGCCCCGCCGTGTCGTACCCCTGGGCGCGGAACTCGCCCAGCGCGTGCGCGAGCAGCGCGCTCGCCACCCCGCGCCCCCGCCACTCACGCGGGGTGCCGATGATCTGGATCCACGCCTCGCGGACCCCGGTCGCCTCGGTGTCGGCCTCGAAATAGTGGGTGAGCAGGATGCCCACGCTCTTCCCCGACGCGTCCAGCGCGACGAAGGACCCCTCCGGCCGGAACGCCCGCACCCCGACGATGTTGTTCCGCCAGGACTCCGGGGTGTGCTGGACACTCCCCCAGTGGTCGACGAACGAGCGGTTACGCACCTCCCGGACGGCATCCTCCAGGTCATCGCGATAGGTGACGATCTCCAGCCCCTCCGGCGGCGAGACCTTCGGCAGCTCGGCGCCCAGATCGAGGGTCATCCCGTAGAACCACCGGGCCGGCTTCATCCCCGCCCTGGCGACCAGCGCCCGCAGGCCCTCGTTGCGACTGTCCACCTCGACATGG
This region of Streptosporangium sp. NBC_01495 genomic DNA includes:
- a CDS encoding GNAT family N-acetyltransferase, which codes for MTFEWAPLTKGDVGAWAELLAAIDEVDQVGGRESADDLAEDLANPLLDPVEGTLGVWESGRLVAYGVTMARAAAEPVHRMSLWGGVRPECRRRGLGGHLLEWAIGNVPVLHERRFPGQPLELHVEVDSRNEGLRALVARAGMKPARWFYGMTLDLGAELPKVSPPEGLEIVTYRDDLEDAVREVRNRSFVDHWGSVQHTPESWRNNIVGVRAFRPEGSFVALDASGKSVGILLTHYFEADTEATGVREAWIQIIGTPREWRGRGVASALLAHALGEFRAQGYDTAGLGVDADNPTGALGIYTRAGFEIARRTADHGLPLVPGVA